From a single Nematostella vectensis chromosome 3, jaNemVect1.1, whole genome shotgun sequence genomic region:
- the LOC5513845 gene encoding 40S ribosomal protein S14 → MAPRKGKKEVKEEQNISLGPQVGEGELVFGVAHIFASFNDTFVHVTDLSGRETISRVTGGMKVKADRDEASPYAAMLAAQDVAARCKEIGITALHIKLRATGGNKTKTPGPGAQSALRALARSGMKIGRIEDVTPIPSDSTRRKGGRRGRRL, encoded by the exons ATGGCGCCACGTAAGGGTAAAAAGGAAGTCAAAGAAGAACAGAACATCTCCCTCGGTCCCCAG GTTGGCGAGGGCGAACTCGTCTTTGGAGTCGCtcatatttttgcttccttcaaCGACACCTTTGTCCATGTGACGGATTTGTCGGGCAG ggAAACTATTTCCCGTGTGACAGGAGGCATGAAGGTGAAGGCTGACCGCGATGAGGCCTCTCCCTATGCTGCCATGTTGGCTGCCCAGGATGTTGCTGCCAGGTGCAAGGAGATCGGCATCACCGCCCTTCACATCAAGCTCAGAGCAACTGGAGGAAACAA AACCAAGACCCCAGGCCCTGGTGCTCAGTCCGCCTTGAGGGCTCTGGCTCGCTCAGGAATGAAGATTGGACGAATTG aGGATGTCACACCCATTCCCTCAGACAGTACCCGAAGAAAGGGTGGCCGACGTGGAAGACGTCTGTAA
- the LOC5513844 gene encoding persulfide dioxygenase ETHE1 homolog, mitochondrial isoform X1 produces MASRLVFRQLFDYESYTFTYLLGCGRTRQAVIIDPVDTQVKRDTKLIDELELKLIYAMNTHVHADHITGTGLLKGMTACQSIISKNSGAIADVFVNDGDKVVFGDESLEVLATPGHTNGCITFVSHMHKMAFTGDALLIRACGRTDFQEGSAEKLYESVHSKILSLPRDFTLYPGHDYTGMSSTTVDEELKHNPRLTKSKGDFVEIMSKLGLTKPKRIDEAVPVNMMCGPSQLGTMHERMDE; encoded by the exons ATGGCGTCTCGGCTAGTCTTTCGACAG TTGTTTGATTATGAATCCTACACATTTACCTACCTGTTGGGGTGCGGCAGGACCAGACAAGCTGTTATCATAGATCCTGTTGATACCCAG GTTAAAAGAGATACAAAGTTGATTGACGAATTGGAATTGAAACTGATTTATGCAA TGAACACCCATGTTCATGCAGACCACATAACGGGAACAGGGTTACTCAAGGGAATGACCGCCTGTCAGAGTATCATATCCAAAAACAGTGGAGCTATTGCTGATGTTTTTGTTAATGACGGAGACAAAGTTGTCTTTGGAGATGAG TCACTGGAGGTCTTGGCTACACCTGGACACACAAACG GCTGTATCACATTTGTGAGTCATATGCACAAGATGGCTTTCACTGGAGATGCCTTACTGATCAGGGCATGTGGACGAACAGACTTCCAGGAAG GTTCTGCTGAGAAACTGTACGAATCAGTGCACAGCAAGATTTTGTCTCTTCCCCGTGACTTCACTCTGTACCCAGGTCATGACTACACTG GAATGTCATCAACTACTGTTGATGAAGAGCTGAAGCACAATCCACGTTTAACCAAGAGCAAAGGGGACTTTGTTGAAATCATGAGCAAACTTGGTCTTACAAAACCAAAGAGAATTG ATGAAGCAGTTCCTGTTAACATGATGTGTGGTCCAAGTCAACTGGGTACAATGCATGAGCGAATGGATGAGTGA
- the LOC5513844 gene encoding persulfide dioxygenase ETHE1 homolog, mitochondrial isoform X2 gives MASRLVFRQLFDYESYTFTYLLGCGRTRQAVIIDPVDTQVKRDTKLIDELELKLIYAMNTHVHADHITGTGLLKGMTACQSIISKNSGAIADVFVNDGDKVVFGDESLEVLATPGHTNGCITFVSHMHKMAFTGDALLIRACGRTDFQEGSAEKLYESVHSKILSLPRDFTLYPGHDYTGMSSTTVDEELKHNPRLTKSKGDFVEIMSKLGLTKPKRIGKIQGGDLGQV, from the exons ATGGCGTCTCGGCTAGTCTTTCGACAG TTGTTTGATTATGAATCCTACACATTTACCTACCTGTTGGGGTGCGGCAGGACCAGACAAGCTGTTATCATAGATCCTGTTGATACCCAG GTTAAAAGAGATACAAAGTTGATTGACGAATTGGAATTGAAACTGATTTATGCAA TGAACACCCATGTTCATGCAGACCACATAACGGGAACAGGGTTACTCAAGGGAATGACCGCCTGTCAGAGTATCATATCCAAAAACAGTGGAGCTATTGCTGATGTTTTTGTTAATGACGGAGACAAAGTTGTCTTTGGAGATGAG TCACTGGAGGTCTTGGCTACACCTGGACACACAAACG GCTGTATCACATTTGTGAGTCATATGCACAAGATGGCTTTCACTGGAGATGCCTTACTGATCAGGGCATGTGGACGAACAGACTTCCAGGAAG GTTCTGCTGAGAAACTGTACGAATCAGTGCACAGCAAGATTTTGTCTCTTCCCCGTGACTTCACTCTGTACCCAGGTCATGACTACACTG GAATGTCATCAACTACTGTTGATGAAGAGCTGAAGCACAATCCACGTTTAACCAAGAGCAAAGGGGACTTTGTTGAAATCATGAGCAAACTTGGTCTTACAAAACCAAAGAGAATTG GGAAAATCCAAGGAGGCGACTTGGGGCAAGTCTAG